One stretch of Falco naumanni isolate bFalNau1 chromosome 7, bFalNau1.pat, whole genome shotgun sequence DNA includes these proteins:
- the LRRC57 gene encoding leucine-rich repeat-containing protein 57, with translation MGNSALKAHLETAQKTGVFQLTGKGLTEFPEDLQKLTSNLRTIDLSNNKIELLPPLIGKFSFLKSLVLNNNKLTALPEELCKLKKLETLHLNGNHLRQLPAAFGQLSALKTLGLSGNQLRAVPVQLCGLRHLDVVDLSKNQIQNVPDTVGDLQAIELNLNQNQISQISVRISHCPRLKVLRLEENCLELSMLPQSILSDSQISLLAVEGNLFEIKKLRELEGYDKYMERFTATKKKFA, from the exons ATGGGCAATAGCGCATTAAAAGCCCACCTGgagacagcacagaaaaccGGCGTGTTTCAGCTAACAGGAAAGGGACTTACAGAG TTTCCTGAGGATCTGCAGAAGCTAACAAGCAACTTAAGGACAATAGACTTGTCAAACAACAAAATAGAGCTCTTGCCACCACTCATtggaaaattttcctttttgaagagCCTTGttctaaacaacaacaaactga CTGCTTTACCTGAGGAGCTATGTAAACTGAAAAAACTGGAAACACTACACTTGAATGGCAATCACTTGAGGCAGCTACCAGCTGCGTTTGGACAACTTTCGGCTCTCAAAACCTTGGGCCTTTCTGGAAACCAGCTTCGGGCTGTGCCTGTGCAACTCTGTGGTCTTCGCCACCTGGATGTGGTAGATCTTTCCAAAAATCAGATTCAAAATGTGCCCGACACTGTGGGAGATTTGCAGGCTATCGAACTCAATCTGAATCAGAATCAG ATTTCCCAGATCTCAGTGCGGATTTCCCACTGTCCACGCCTCAAAGTCTTGCGTTTAGAAGAAAACTGTCTAGAACTCAGTATGCTTCCTCAAAGTATCCTCAGTGATTCCCAGATCTCACTGCTTGCAGTAGAAGGCAACCTTTTTGAAATCAAGAAACTCAGAGAACTGGAAGGTTATGACaag tacATGGAACGATTTACAGCTACAAAGAAGAAGTTTGCATGA